A segment of the Haemorhous mexicanus isolate bHaeMex1 chromosome 3, bHaeMex1.pri, whole genome shotgun sequence genome:
TGCTTCTGGGACCTCTGCTTCTAGATTTTCTCACCTGGCTTCTCTCTTCTTTGCAATTGGTGAATCAATGTGCTCATCTTTAGTATTTCTTGGTGTCAATAGTTGCTTTTCCAAGAGACCCTCAGATGCCCATTTAAGAGCTATGTCAGGTTTTCACACTGAACTAGCTTTTTACTGGGCCACCCTGGTCTGAGGGTGTTGCCATGTTCTACCTCAGGGAATGCTTTGGTGTTCCCACCTCATTCCTGCCTGCTGTCACTCTTGGCTTCCCATCCACACTTCAGCCTTCCCCTCCCAAAACCCAGTGCTGTGCCCCTgaggaaacacagcttttcCAGCAAAGGCCTTCAAACCCCTTCTGTAAATGTATTTGCAGAAGGATCACAGGTGGTTCTTGTGGTGAAGAAGTCCAATCTGCCTTAAATTGCcttaggaaggaaggaaggagcaaaGAGTTTTGACAGCTTTGTAGTAGCCCAAAACCTTCCTCTTATCTCTGTAACAATTGTAAAAACGACGCTGGTAAGccaaatgtatttattttcaatatGAATAAATGTACTTTTCCTAACCTTCTTTTCTGAAGCAGCTAAACTGTCTGGTCGGACCCTTCCCTCCACCAAAAGTGCTTGCTTGCAGCAATACTCACATGGTAAATTCAGCCCCAACAGCTGTCATTTTGCAAGTACATTGCCTTGGGAATGCACTCACAGTGTCAGGCAGCCTTGCCAAGCATCGATAATACCAGGACAGCCCAGAATACACATTTTGAATAGCTGGGATAGCTTGTCTTTGCACACACCGATGGTTGCAGATAAGGCATGagacaggacagggagaaagggagTGTCCCATACAAACATCTGGAGACAGGGTGGACTCCAGGGACCTCATTGTCATCTTCAAAAGTGGTGAAATAATGCCTGCTAAACTGTAATTGCTCCGTGTTTCAGCCTTTCTCAGCCATGGGCTAGTTGCAcattgtgaaaaacaccaatgagttgtttttaaaagtttaaaagtttaatagtaataaaatggttataaaaatagaaatataattagagtaataacaaactggacaatttggattaggacaatacgagacaacagaaacaaagagttacagatgtccgggtacctttttctgggcagcataagcccgaaaaaggacatacattaacagaggattaacccttaaaagcaatggcctgttgcatattcacacacttcatacatgatgcataaattccattcaaacacaggattctgtctggtcagtgtcaacttcttcctctgaatcctgacggcgTCTTTATggctgagcgaggcaggaagaagttagtTTCTTCTGATACTGGcgcaataaattctctttctctgaaagatttaggtgtcctttGGCTGCTATCTCGgtgcgagtcctttctttaggaaaaaaaaagcattctacatagcatagtttctattttaacattttgttattaTAACCTacaactatatttaacacactactttagagaattaacacagcataactttctaacacaacacatataatattcattttaatatttgcgaaaagccaatcataaaatatgcatttttcacaacaTCTTCTCCCAGCCCTTGCTCGGGGCAGCTCCGCAGGCTCCACTCGCAGCGAGCCCCGCCCGGAGCGGCCGCTGCCGCCCCGAGCGCAGTGCCCGTGAGCAGCATCCGTGCTGTGGCATCCCCAGCACGGAACACCTCAGCACCCtgttatagatggataatgaAATGattggctctcacaattaagggataactattgtgtgaatatcgagaaaagctttagtgatatagtatagttatgttattgtagtttagatgtcctctgtCCTCCCCACAGTTCTCTTCCCCCCACTGTATTGCTGCCGTCAGACAGCCGGGGCTGTCTAGGACAGGTACAAAAAAGGTTGCACATGTGTCCCTTGCAGGGGgcagctgggaatggaaaagcttggcTCTTAGGGAGTGaagcatggcaacacctgatcTCCAATCAAGTGACAAGAAAGCAGTCTCCACCgaaaaatggcaaagaagagctgagtGACAGactttggggggggggggggcggggctggctgatgcaacccccaggggtataaaagactgagcatccCTCTTGAAGATGAACTGGCCACGTGGTATGCACAAGGGGCACTTCCAAGcgctgcagctttttccttatgtagtcctttgttgtattttcgtcaaggtttaataaaccttttaaaattttcgAAGAGAGCAGTTGTCTCTCACAATCCATCACCTTCCCTCGGAGCCTCTGCTGgtttctgtgtgctgctgttcttCCCGGGCAGCTCGGcgcagctcagctctgagccagAACCATTTATTTCCCTGTGCTGTAGCAGAACACTCCCTGCTTTCCCCCTTGCCCATCAGCAGCGACGGGAATGAGATGTCTGTAATTGTTATGCCCATGGCAGGTGGAAAATTGCCGCTAATCTAGACCTTAATTaacttcttttgcctttttagGCATAAGTAAGGTATAGAGGAAAGTTACAATGGGTTTTCAATTAGGAAAATGGATTCCTTTTAATCGCTttacaggggggaaaaaaagagaaaaattaaattattttcaccaATGGTTAATTGGTATAAGCTGTGATCAGAGGAAGCTCTAATGCTTTTGAGCTGGTGGGGATGTCACCAGAGAATCTGGAATCAGACTGATGTGcatctgtgtgtgcacacacgtCGTGCAGCAGACACTTAACGCTAACAGGATAAGAATATTTAGATAGCgtaaatttaaaaacagaaaatatggcTGTTGCCTTGTAGAGAACCTTTTAACTTtcttttgtttacttttttcagTAAGATTTGGCACAGCCATGCTCTACTTGGCAGGCAAGTGTAAGAATTCTGCAGTGTGTTTCGAGGataatagaggaaaaaaaatcactttttacaTGTGTGAGGTTTTCACACTCTATAAACTGGTCAGCATTTCCTCCACCATCACAGACCACCTCCTTTTTGTGCATGTCTGCCCTTGCACGTCCCTGCTAAGACAAGGATTTTAACAAAGTTCATAAAAATCTCTGGGTTTGGGATCAACTATTCCCAACACACAGGGCACCCCTGCAGTGTGCCTGACTGCCTGCATGCCCTGGGATGGACCTGTACCAGactgcagcctctcctgggagctgctaGAATTCCCTAACTTGCAATTGtaaagctggagcagcagagctgctggcatttTTAGTTTCCTAGAATATTTTTCTGGATGTTTCATGTAATCCAAAGTCACTGTATTCTGGTGATCAAAGTCCAGCAGGTGAGGATATAAATAAACATGGTTCACAAACAGTGTTGTTTCTCTTACCAAACTACTCTGGCTGTTCAGGAGGGTAATGGGTACAGCACTGTCAACAGACCCACAGATGCAACACTGACCTTTCATTTTCTAGCTGTGGAAACTGTGCTTTGGCATTACTCAGGTCTTAGAAGAAAATTGTATCGACTTTATTGGTCATGCTTTCTCAAATATATTATTAGCATACCCTCTTCTAAAAAGTCTGTCATTGTCTTTGCGTAAACATACATTTAATTTTACTCTGCAGTAATAATAATACATATTTGCTAGAGTAATAATTCATGAGGAAGTAATAGATTTGCACTTGCCTATGCAAACACTATTTTCCCATGCTGTACATAGGCACTAAGATATGTATTATTACTAGGGTTTCTTGCAGTTTGTGTCTACCCCTCTCTGTAACAAAAACCCCCTCATTTATCCAGTCTTAATACACATTCAATCTGCCCTTCTGGCATTaggtgaaaagagaggaaatgtGGTATCTCAACTTTGTGTAGAactttagattttaaaaatatgctcCTTCACGTAAGGAAGTTAATGAATAAGGCAAATGGAAGTATCAAAATATTTACCTAGTTAAAAATTGATGCAGAAACTACTAGTCCTTTATTAAGTTCTATTTGTCTGTTTCTTTTACAGGAAACTCTCTTTTTAACTTTGTTGAATGTTTTCCAATAGTATTAAAAGTAGTGTCCAAGTATCAAAATTGAGACCATTTAAATTCAATACCATATTAGTTTTCAGTAGCAATCATTTTTTGCCATATTGCTTTAGATATGAGAACTATCACATGCATACATGGAGAGTTGACACAATCTGataatggctttttttttcctttgaatttcaTCACATTAGTCTCCTTTTGGTATAAAAATCTATAAAACACAATAAGCTGCAGGATACCAATACACTAATTTCTCAGGTATTTCCCCCCTCatccttttccattttcctctaAATGCACACTTCTATGCAGCTGGAAAAGTGCAATGTTTAGTAAATAGAAAAACACAAAGGCCAATATGTCAATAAAACTATTTAGAACAGGAAACTAATGAAAAAACTATCACTTTGAGAGCTGAGCAGCACCTTGCTACCTCAGTAACTGAGTTTAGAAGCAGTGCATTTGTTTCAGTTGTGGATTTAGTTAAACTCTGGGTTTTTTAAGAATTTCTGTTAACTTTCTGGTTTTCTAATCCCTTGGCTAGTTTCAAGCAAAtttgagaaggaagaaaaccatAATACAGCACAAAGGTGACAGCACTAAGCTTCATACCTGACACAAAAAGCTCcactaagtaaaaaaaaaaaaaaaaaaaaggaaaagtgtcTGAATGCCTCTCTGCAGtgtgggaaaagcagggagaagATGATGTTCAAACAAACCGATTGGGACAAGGTCCAGGccacacagcagccacagacCAGCCCGTCCAGTCAAGTCTGCACacgagcagccccagcccagccacagcacaCAACACCTCCTTCCATCCCACAGGCCAGAAACCTGGTGTGaaatggggaggaggaggagaaagaacaaTGGCATTAGAATAttggggaagaagaaagaaatgatGAGGACACCATATTGCAGACATTTAAGGAAGTAGAGGAGATGGAGACAGAAGCATTGGGGAAGACAGTAACACACACAGCTCACCACCAGACCACCTTACTGAAAACTCGGCTTTATTTGGTTAACAGCTTACAGAATTGTACAAAATTCATCACACCTCAGCAGATTGCCTGCATACCTGGGGAGAAGGGGAATGGCACAGATCAGCAGAGGGAGAGCCTGCCCTGCAGAAGTTACCATTGACAAAGCTGCCTGAAAAGGCTGCAAAACATTCCAGTAAATTCCCTGCTTCAGGGTTTTTGGGCAGTATCCACCACAGCAATGCGTGCATGTGAGGTACCACCCTGCTGAAAGGCAGAAGGGACACTGGTGAGCTGCGACAGTGCAGgtgacaccagcacagctcagcaggtTCCCTGTGGTATCCAGCAGGCACACTGATGGGGCATGCTTCACATTTCATCTCATGGACAGTACACAGAATATCCTCCCAGTAGCTTATCCTACTTTTCCTGTTTTAGCCAGGGTGGGTCAAAACACGCACATTAGTAACAAGGTTTGTCATTCAGTTCCTTATCTTGCATCTCATTATTTCTTTGGCAACAGGAGTTACAGCATTTCCTTTATAAATCAGATTTGCTGGAGGGATTGCTAGCCAACATCCATGGCACAGGTTCCTGACAGCCAAAGCAGGCTCTCATGGCCTGGGAGGCTGAGAGCCTATGGAAGTCTGGTCCACAGCTATGCAGAGATCAGCAATAACAGCAGAAACAGCTCCTTGTtgagcagcagctttgccacAGACAAAATCACAGTAAATGGGGTAAAAACtgctctcccccagctccaccATCAGATGCCAGacctgcccacccccagccctgcaccagaGGTGTTCTAGGTTAGAGGGTTATTTTAAATAACTACATAGCATTGGAAAGATCAGTCTGTGAATTCCTGAAATGACTGCATTCTCAgcctgctgatttttttttacaacaatCTGTGTATTATCATTTCACTCTTGTTGCATACTTTTCACagcattaagaaaaaatatcatGCTATTGAGATACTAGATGGCTAATAAAAACTGCTAATTGGAGTTCTAGAATATTTTCAACTATGCTGAGGTTCCTTGCTTTAAGGAATCAAACTACAAATTTATAAGCATGATAACTTAGCAGATTATCATTTCACCATGGAAGAATTAGAAGCCTGTTTCAAAGTTTTATTAATTCAAGTCATAAAAAAGTTACAGCAACTTCAAATATGTACAAACTGCCATAAAAACGTTGTGTTCTGTTACACAGGAGACAGTCTCATTACGACATGGCTACAAAATCATTACTTTCAATAAAACTCCCACAAGGGTAAAATAACCATTTAGGCATGAATGCTCCAAAACCCTAGTAACAGCAGTTGTCAACTCGTTTCATcatcataaaaaaaataaaatcagggaGCAATAGTTAAGTTTTACTTGAGTAAGATGGGACATTTAACTCTCAACAAATAGTAAAAATAGTTGAATGGTTACCAGTCTTGGCTGTTAAGAGTTTTAGCAATCATTAAGTGAACACAATTGCCTCCTTTTCAGGAGGAAATTAAGAGTTAAGATTCATGCCTCCAATGTCTTCTTTGTTGTCTTCTTGTTTGAATCTGGCTTGTCCTCAGTTGATCAGTTAAGCATTCAGCCCTCTATGCATTTCGTTCATTTccttcacctggaggggaggaggcagaggagagatCAACATCTGTGCTATTTCTAAACTTTAAGAGTCATAGGGACTTAACAGCCCAGATTTTCATTAGCAAATGGATTTGATGCAACACTAACAAAACCAACCATGACAAACccagagggaaataaaaaaagaaaaaataaataaaaagggaaaaaaaaaataaaagggggaaaaaaaatcactactTAGAGCACATGCAGGAAGCAGACAATACTGCTTAGCTACTACAACATTGTTTGGATTCCTCCACAAAAGGCTCCACACTTGGGTGAAGCACCATTTGCTATCCAATTGGGAAGCAGCTTCTCAATGGGAACCGTGAGATCCATACAAATACCTCAGTAAACGTCTTGTCACAGAACAAGACTATCAGCACTTCCTGTGGATTGCACAGCCCTTTGCTATACATATGTAAAATAGAACTTGCAGGAAAACCGAACCCCAccccctcagccctgggaaAAGCAAATCACCAGCTGCCTTTGAAACTAGTGCAGAACTACATAGAGGTGAAAACTAGCTGCAGAATTTGAATACTTTCAGTCTCCTTGAACCCATCTATGCACCCAAAGCGAGCTTTTTAACCTACAGCAAACTTAAAGTTTCTGGATTTTGGTCAACCTCTTCCCCACACATACACCAGGAACAGAAATTAATTACCTCAGCTTTCACGTacttccctttcctcctccttgtcaGGACCTGTAACAGAAAGAAGCAACATTTTATAAGTCTTGATATAAAAGTAACTTTATCTGGTTTTGACTTTGAAAGCACAAACTTGGAGCTGCCTGTTCCCTATCCTTCCAACGTGAGGTAGGTACAAACGAGGTTGTTTGTCACTCTCAACTACTTTAAACCAGGAAGCACTTTGTTCACCTCTGTGAATTGTTCCCAGTACTTGTTTTCCGGGTGACACCCTTCAGCTGTAACCTGAAACAGTGACAGTGTGCCCATCACCAGTTTCCCACCTCCCAGGTCTGAAGAAGCAAGCCAATTTACAAAGGAAGACTTTCCATCAGAATCCAAACACGTGTGCTGTTACTTCCCAAATTGTTACCAGCACCAGACTGCTTGGCAGCTTTGCTAGAACTTACCAGGACAACAATTGCAGCCACTATTGCTACTACTACCACTACAATAACAGCAATGAGGCCGGGAGTCAGGGACTTCATGGAAAACTCTGGTGCTATTTCATCAACGTAGTAGACCACTGTCTTCTCAAGCTTCACCGGCTCGTTGTCAATGCTGACGTTTAGCCCAGCATTATTATGAAAGATGGACTGACCTTTCACCTAAAGCAGATGGGAAAAGACAGACTTGCTCATTCACATTTATCTCATCACAGGAATAATTCATCTGGCTTCAGCCAGCACACAGCCAAGACTCCCGAGTACACTGCAAGACACAAACGCAGCCTCTGGTAGACTTGACCCATGACACACTTACATCTTTCTCAAAGTAGTAGGCCACATCAGCTATATCCACATCTCCACTTGATTTGATTGAGGAATTTTGCTTCAAATCAATGGTAATGTAAGGGTTTTcatactgaaaaagaaaaaaaatagtgtggTGTTAAGAACGAGGTACTTTAAATCCAGCTTTTGAATATTCACCTAAACATTATGATCCAGTTTGTGAACTTGCATCGTGGATAAAGTTTATGGTTCTTGAACTCAAGCCCAGCTATTTACAATAGGATTCAAATTCCACTTCACTTCTAGTGAAGCAAAGAAGTTATTTACAGACTAAGAAAAGCAGTGTCACTTCTCAGCATTTCTGTTCAGATACAGCTATTTGCTAACTGCTCACCATTTTGAGAGCTTCTACTAGAACTCATGCTGTATTCCACTAATCAAACAGGAGTTTTTGCAGTTATTCAGAACAAAAGTTCTGATACTTTACTAAACTTTCTGGGCCCCTTACCAGAACATTGGTTATGTAGCGGCCATCCAGCTGGTAACGACTGGTAATGGTATCTCTGAAAAACCTGCAAGGACAGGAAAGCCATGGCTGTAAAACCAGTATTTTTTCACATATATCATTTAACAAGTAGAGAAGACTGGTGTAATTGTTTTCTTCTACAGTCTCTGTGGTGGGTGGAGCTCAGCTAGCATCTAAACCCTCACTTAGTCTTTCACTCACTTCCCCCAGCAGCATCAGGAAAAGAATCAGAAGggcaaaagggggaaaaaaaccaaacaaccctCATCAGTTAAAATAAAGACAGTCTGGGAAGTGAAAGGGCTGGGTGGGGGAAATACAAAACCTCAAGTGATGTAAAGCAATCAGTCATCACTGACAGGTCAACGTCCAGCCAACCTCTGAGCAGTGGCTACTTGGGAAAAGACTTTCCCCTAGATTTATTGCTGAACATGGCATTATCCAATATAGGCTATCTGTTCAGTCAATTCAGGTCAGCCTgtcctcctcccagcctcttGTCCATCCCCATCCTACTCACTGGGGCAGCAGAGAGTCAGTCTGAGAAGGCCTTAGCAGTATGTAAGTGCTGTTCGGCAGCAGCTAAAACACTGGTGAATTAATCAACACCATTTTGGTCACTGGTCTAAAACACAGCACCACACCAACTGCTGCCAAGAAAATGAACTCTGCCCCAACCAAACCCAGTGCACTCTCTTCATACTAGAGCTCAATTAACACTTAACAGTGAAGACACACTTACTGTAAAATAAGCACCTGTGTTAGACAAAAGAGCTTTACCAGTTTGAAGAGTTCAGAAGAAGAGCTAGAGGGCAGCAGCTTTTGTTTCTGGAAAGGGGGTGATCTAATAGCTACAAGTGGGGTtttaacaaaatgaaaagaaaagaaaaaaaaaaggcttaactctcattttcctcctgctgcttctatGTAGCCATTCAGCCATTTTTGCCAGTTTACTTCCTGAACAGTTTCATCCATTACCTTCCATTTCTTTTAGCATATTGatttgaggggggaaaaaactaGCAATCAATTTTAAATGGAAGGGAATCTCTTTAGCAGTTAATTTGTTTCCAACACAAATTAAAGCAATTCTATGAAGAATCTGCAGCTTGCTTCTAAAATGTCTTACAAGTGAGTTCACAGGTCTGTCAGTGCTTTTAGCAACTGTTTAGAAATACACAAGATATCTACTAGGACGTGCATACACTACCATAGCATATTACTATCATCACTTACTTCTCTAAAGATTCAGCGTTCAGAGGAGCATTTCTCTCAGCATGTTTCATTTCAATGATGATCCACCTGAAGTACAATGAATATTCTTGAAGTACATGCAtataaaacacaacaaaaatatctAACCCCAGgctaaaaaaaaacagaacaatgAGACAAAACCACGGCACGCAAAGTTTCTTCCAAACTCGCTCAGTATCTCCGTGTTTCTGAGGAAAACGGAGAGCCAAGTAACCATGTCTTGATTGCTCCATCTTCATTCATCCCCAGTGCATCATTCACACAAGGCAGAGCCTCACACAGGAATGTTTTCACGTCACAGCACACCCTGTTGAAAGACTTACATCGTTCTGACTAATTGATTGCACTTCAAGTCCGCATCGTGTTTGTCAGTTCTCCTAACTCCAGCTGTATTCACACACCAACAGGTGGTTCCATTGCACTGCTTCGCCTTGAAAGCACCACTGTTTTCACACTCGGGATCATAGAGACCATCAGTATCTTCAAATGCATCTTTTGGTTTCTCACGACGGCCCGACTTGGAGCCCGTCACTTCTGCTTTCATCAGCAGGCATTTTGAAGTCACTAAAAATAACCAGAAAGCCGCGTtatgcagcagcagagcacgcATGTCCAAAACAGAGCTCTGAGTCCGTACAAACACCAGGTTACCTCAGCAGCAACCAGATTCGAAGCCATTACACGGAAGAGCAGATGTCTAATGTGTAGGTGGTGCATAAAATCAATACAGCTGGGCTATGTCAGCCTCTCAAGGCAAAGGACAAGTCCAGCCTCAGGATTTACAGTTTCAATTTCTCACAGCTGAGCTTGAGCCCAGAGCGAGGTCTTGTCACAAGGCTCTGTCCCCTCTAGATTTATAGGAAAAGTGAGGATATGCCCTTGTAAGGAAGCTAAACGTTCATGTTCAAGAAATTCTTGTCACGGGAGAACAAATACTGAGGAGGAGGCGTGAGCCTACATCAGTACGAGCAGAGAAACCCTGAACGCTCCTCTTCCAACACCAGTTGACCTGGAAGACCAGGAAGAACTCCTTCCTTGCCTCCATTGTTTGCTGGGAACCCAGAGGTCATTCCCACATATACCCCGGCGCTCTGCGGGCTCGTTTCCGTGCCACCCACCCGGCCGTGCCCTTTTACTCACGGGTGGAGCAGTCCACGGTGACTCCGGAGCCGATGGCTTGGCAGAGGCATCGGCCGCTGATGTCCGTCTTGCAGTCGGTGACACGCTTGTTCTTCTCGCACACACACGCTGCAAGGGAAGCGCGGCCGTGAGCGGGCACCGCCACCCGACCGGAGGACAAAGCCGCCCCTGGCCGGCCGGGCGTGGCGTGCCCGCAGCCCCCACGTCCCCATGGCCACCCGcccgccctccctccctccctcgctCGCTCCCTTCCCGAGCGCCGGGGCTCCCCTCGGGTCTCGGACAAAGGGGCGCTATCGGGACCGGGCGCTACTGCCCGCTAAGGGGGAACGGTGTCGCCGTTCGGTGGCACAGGGCGCCCAGCGGAGCGGCCCTACGGAgagcggggccgggaggggGTCCCGGGGCGGGGAGCGGACGGACGGGTGTGGGCACTTACAGCTCCGGGCAGTGGCggcaaggcagagcagcagcagcgcagCTCCGCAGAGCGGCTTCATGGCTGGGGAGGGCGGCGGAGAGGCCGGGGAAGGTGCTCGGGGACgcgggcagagctggagcagtgcGTGCGCGGCAGCGGCGACGGAGCGCTGTGAGCCGCCCGACAGGTTCcgcaggtgctgctggctgcgCCGCGCCCTCCCGGCTCCGGTTACACCTGGGACGCGCGGGgggagcggcggcagcggctcctcccccgggcccggcgggcgcGCTCTTAAACCACCGCCGCCCCCTCCTCCCGCCGCACCTGGGCGAAACTGAATGGGGCAGGGCGGGACCCGCTCCCGGTCTCAACAGCGCCTCTGCTGCGGAAGGGATGGGGGAGCGGCGCTGCGAGGGACGGCCCGAGGCGCGGCCGTGCCCGCTTCTTACCCGGGCTGTGAAACCGCCCCGCCTGGGCGGAGGGGCCGTGGCGGGCCGGGGCCGTGGCGGGAAGCAGGGGGACAGCGGCCCCCGCCGCCGAGGGGAAAGTGTTACTCATCGCTGGGAGCTCCCGAGCGTGTTTGCCCTGTGACACACGGGCAGGGGAGCGGAGCCTGCGTCCCTCCCGGCTCGGGGCTTCCCGCGCCCGCCGCTGACCTTCGGAGCCTCGGGGCGGTCGCCAGGTCTCTGCCCTGGCCTGGTGGCCAGGGATCTTCCCTCGGGACAGGCGGGGGGTGTTTCCACTCCCCTCTCGGCGAGCTGAGAGCAAGCGGGGAATACTCGCACTTTATACTGAGCTTTGTTCATATCCGGGGGGCCGTGTGAAATATTCCGTGCTTGACATAAATTCTGATAATTCCTcagtaaattaaaaagcaaaacgTTTATCTatataaaataaacactttcGTAAGGCTCTTCACTGATCGTGcgtttagtttttattttcgGTTTTGGTTCCTTTCTGGAATACATAGTAGATGTCTCTACCTCAGGGTTGTTCTGGAGATTCGCTCCTGATACTGCAGTATACTCATTTCCTCGCTCGGGAACAGGGCAGTCCTGAGTGCTTTGTCTCTGAGCAGCGCAGCTTTCTGGGAACCTACAAAATGGGAGGTAGtgccagagccctgccaggtTGCCGGGGAGGAAGCACGGgaaagctggctgcaggctttAAGATGGCTTTCCAAAGTTAAAGCAATGTCAAAATGGAAGACAAAAGATGGGTATGGTACACTGGAAATGCCTTATGAGCCTTGAGTTTATTTATTCGGTTAAAAGATATGCATAGATCTTTCTAAAAGATACATTAGCACCCTAGAAAAACAAGTTATTTTAGTACAGGATAAAACCAGAATGACATCCTGCCTAAAGACTTGAAGCTTCCTCCTACCAGTTCACTGtacaataaaaatatgtttctgcttttgcatGTGCAGAGTCAGTGAAACTTGTTTGAAAACTCTGTGTGACTGAAGTGAAACTGCCGGGGTGCTATCTTAGTGTTTCTGTctctgtgagcagctgtgttTGTGTTGTACCTGGTTTTGTGTGTTGTTTTCATCtccagtgccctgtgctgtcTCAAGTTAAAGGAGTGCTCTTTGGATTTGCTCCTGGTACAGCCCGAATCAGAGTTTTGCAGAATTTGTCTTGattctttttgtggttttgcgTGGTGTCTGATTGATAAGTAAATTCTTCTGATACACTTGTCAAAGACTCAAAAGGAAAGCTTGGCCTAGCAATATGAAAACTTGGCAAGACTAAAGTCTCAGATATGGACTTCTTGTATGGCTTTCATCAAGTGATGGCATTTTCCAGAAAGATGAGGAGGATCAATAAGCTCAGAAATGCCTGCCTTACTATTAACCTCTTATTCCatgttaaagtactgtttttgTCAAGATGAGAAGAGCTGTCTTCTCATTATGGAATTGTCAAGCTGACCTACGTAAGCCTTGATAAAAAGGACCAATAAACTTTATGATAGgcttttgcctttattttctttatttgttttttttaaatacgTAAATGTTGAAGAACAGAACAGGCTGGGTACAGCTAgtcctctttcttctcctgaTCCTTGTTCTGTGC
Coding sequences within it:
- the EPCAM gene encoding epithelial cell adhesion molecule; translation: MKPLCGAALLLLCLAATARSSCVCEKNKRVTDCKTDISGRCLCQAIGSGVTVDCSTLTSKCLLMKAEVTGSKSGRREKPKDAFEDTDGLYDPECENSGAFKAKQCNGTTCWCVNTAGVRRTDKHDADLKCNQLVRTMWIIIEMKHAERNAPLNAESLEKFFRDTITSRYQLDGRYITNVLYENPYITIDLKQNSSIKSSGDVDIADVAYYFEKDVKGQSIFHNNAGLNVSIDNEPVKLEKTVVYYVDEIAPEFSMKSLTPGLIAVIVVVVVAIVAAIVVLVLTRRRKGKYVKAEVKEMNEMHRGLNA